The DNA segment AAACGTTCTGCCAAGGGTGGATTTGGCACGTCAAAAACAGGCAGTAAAACGAAGAAAAAGAAAAAACGCTAATTTATGGAAACCCCTCAACCCCAAGACGAACTCGGACTACACTTGAAACGTCCCTGTTTGGTTATCAGTGACTTGGCGCGATCGCTAACCCTATATCGCGATATTCTCGGTTTTACCCTCGACTACCAAAGCGAAGCCTCCCCCGATTCCTATCTCTATCGCGTCTTTCAGTTGCCCGCAGAGGCTCAATTGGTCTTCGCGTCTTTGAGTACGGAATACGAACCGAGAGCAATTTCCTTTGTTGAAGTCAAAGGGATCGAACTCCCACCGCCGTCGGTTCCCCATCGCGCCGCCATTGTGATTCGCGTCCCGCAACTCGCGCCAGTTATCGAAAAAATTGTCACCAGAGGCTTGGAAATCGTCGAACCCAATACCTTTAACGCCCCGCCCAATCTCCACTTCACCGAACAGGGGTTTTGGGATGAGGACGGACATCTCATTGTTCTGTACGACATCAAAATGTTGGACGATTGTGCGGATTGAACCTTGCAATAGACCCGTCTATGGCAAACTCAAAAGTAGACTGGGGGAGATTCGTTCTGACCAACCTGAAAAAGGGGTTTCAGGCCTCCTCTTTACAAGAGGAGACAGAACAAAAGACAATCGAATTCTAAATTAATGAGAGGAGCCTATGGATCGCCGTCAATTTTTAACTTGGGTTGGAGTTGGTACTTTAGCCAGTTCCCTTCCCGTTGTTCTTGCTGCTTGCAATCCCCAGAAAGACACTGAAACCGCTTCAACTCCTTCCCCCGACAATCCAGAGATCGATAAATCCGTTCGTCCCGATGGATTCCAAGCCATTGGTACCGTTGAAGAACTCGAACAAGACGGTAAAATTTTCGATCGCGCTACTAGCGCACAGCCCATTTTAGTGGTTCGCAATCCCGAAACCAATACCATTACTGCCCTCAATCCCACTTGCACCCATGCTGCTTGTACCGTTGAACTCGACGCAGCGAATCAGGTTTTAGCCTGTCCCTGTCACGGTTCTAAGTTTGCCCTCGATGGGAAAGTGCTGGCAAAACCCGCCCCCGAACCTCTTCCTGTTTTTGAAACGAAGCAAGAGGAGAATTTAGTATTAGTTAAGGTCAGTTAATGAGTACATTTCGCGTCGGAATTGCAGGGCCCGTGGGTTCGGGAAAAACAGCTTTATTGGATGCCCTTTGCAAGCAGTTGCGCCAAGAGTATCAAATTGCCGTGGTTACGAATGACATTTATACTCAGGAAGACGCACAGTTTTTAGTCCGTTCTCAGGCATTAGAGCGCGATCGAATTCTTGGGGTAGAAACAGGCGGTTGTCCCCATACAGCAATTCGGGAAGATGCCTCTATGAATTTAACTGCGATTGAGGAGTTGGAAAGGCGTTTCAATCCTCTAGACCTCGTTTTTCTCGAAAGTGGGGGAGATAATCTCGCCGCAACGTTTAGTCCAGAATTAGTGGATTTGACCCTTTACGCGATCGATGTCGCCGCAGGGGATAAAATTCCCCGTAAAGGAGGGCCTGGTATTACGAAGTCCGATCTTCTGGTGATTAATAAAATCGATCTTGCGCCCTTTGTTGGTGCGGATTTAGAGGTGATGGCAAGAGATGCCAAGAAGATGCGCGGCGACAAGCCTTTCGTTTTTACCAATATGAAGACTCAGAAGGGGTTGGATGTTGTCGTCAATTTTATCCGCGATCGTAAAATTTGAGGGTGTAATGCCCTATTGCAGCACACGCAGTTTTTTTCTCCCGTCAGAGTTATAGAATAAGTGAGATAGTCTTCTATGTCTTTCCTACAATCAAAGACATCAAGGAGTTGAGGTGATGGAAGAGAGAGAGCTTTCGCTATGAGTAACTTTATTCGTCAATGGTGGAGATCGCGCCGCTTTCGCCATGCCCTAAAACGAGGAGATACCAAACTTGCCAAGCAAATTTTCAAAGAAATTGAAGAAGCACGCGCGGGTTTCTCTCTCCTTGAGAAGCAATTTAGAAAACAGCTCCAAGCCGAGCAAGATGCAAAATCGAGAGTCCATGAAAATGTCACCTTAAGGCAAAAACTGCAACACGCATTACATCAAGTTGAAACCCTAGAAAAAAAGCAACACTCTTCTACCCTCGCCTCCCCCAAGCTCAACCCCGACTCAGGTTTTATTAACCTCATCCGTAACCAATTTAATATAATCGAGCGCGATCGATATACGCTTCAATCAATGGGAATTGATGAGGGAGTTTTTGGGGATTTTGAGCATCGTCTTGCGCTATTTCTCAAAAAAGAATTAAAAAAGCAAAATCCTCAAAATCTGAAATTAGAAATAGAAAAAGCCCGACAAGATTTAGAAAGTGGAGATCCGCACTACAACTTAAAACTCAGTTCCCATCTCTATCTCATTAAGAGTTTTCTCGATAATGTTTATTGCAGTTACCTCGCTTGGTTTTTAATTTATCAAGCAGGGTTACTTCCCCAAAATCCCAAAATCCTTGATATCGCGGCTGGCCCCTCCACAGTGGCTTTTAGTCTAAACTTGCTCCTGCGGAGTGGGAGTCAGTTTTTAGAGGACATTCAACCCCATATTTCCTATTATTCCTTAGAAAAACAAGCATTACTACAATTTCGGGGACTTCAACTCTGGCGACAGTACATCGAACCAGAGGAGCGCGCGACCAATATTTATTTTAGATTTAAAACAACAGATTTCCTGAAGTATGAAGCCCAAGATAAGAAAATCCCTCAATCTTTTTTCGATTTCATTGTTGTTTCTCACTGTTTCTTTTCTGATTCCGATCGACGCAGCAGCGCCAATCTTGCGTACAAGAAAATTTTCAAAGATGCGCTTTCTCCAGATGGTTTAGTTCTTTTGATCGTTCAAGGAGAAAAGCTTTTTAGTCTCTATGAAAAACCCTTGAACGAAGATCGACGACAAGAGCAAGATGTTATCGAAAAGTTTCTTGAGGACTTGGGGTTAAAATTGACGTGGTATAAATATTTAACTTCAAGCGGACAAAGACAACCCGTTAGTTCGGATTTTGTTGAGAAAAATTTGCCGCCTCAAAAATACATTCATGCTTTCAAGACACAGTATTTAAAATACCAATCCCCCAGTCACTATACCGTAGAAGATTATGCAATCTTAGGGAGTCTTGCAGATATTCCCTCGATTTCGTGAAGCGATTTTTCTAAATTCGTTGATTCGTCGGGTTGCAGGCTACCTGTAGATTTACTGATACCACTCAGCCTTGGATTTGTTAGACTTGAAGAGTTGTTATTGAAACTCCGTTCGTTTGTAAATTTAGTGTGAAGGTTGCGTATCCCGCAAGCCCTAAATTGAGGGGATTGACCCCCCAATGCGCAAATTTATAATTCCTAGAGAGTAAAGCCAAGAAAGCGGCAAACAAGCTTTAGTAAAATCTTGGAGTAAGCGTACTTTACGCTACAACTTTCGCGATGAGAGATCGGTTAGGCTAATTTCTTAAAGAAGAGTAGCGGAACGGTGAAGAGAGTCAATGTAAAAATTGTCTTTTTTTATTTTCCCATTCTTGCGATCTCAAAAGGATTGTCCTCCGAACAGCGCGCGATCGGGATACGGACGTTAATCGGGCATAATAAAATATCATAGAGCAAATTTTAAGGTGCAGAGGTCTGGATGAGTTTTGAAAAAGATCATCAACAATGCTTAGAAAAGCTAGTCTGGGCAACCCACGAACTACAGGTTGACATCGATCGCGTTAAACTGTCCAGAATAGCCGAACTCATTGTGCAAACAATGACAGGACCTTGGCGATATTTTCATACGCCAGAACATATTTTTGAGGTTGGAGGAACGGATAACGCGATTGAGGTTCTAGCTGCCTTATTTCACGATCTCGTTTACGTCCAAGTCGATAAAAGCGTCAACTTCAACCTGACTTACTACATTTCTCCCTTCATTCGGCAAATCAAAGAAAAATTGTATATCCGCGATCGGCACGAATTACCCCAGGATACGATGTGCGAGATGGTGATGGAAGTCTTTGGCTTCGCACCGGGTCGGGAATTGTCCCCTTTTGCCGGACAGAATGAATTTTTGAGCGGGTTGATCTGCGCGAAGGTGATGGAACCCTTTATCTCCTCTAGCCTTATCTTGCAAATTGTTGCTTGCATTGAAGCGACTATCCCTTTTCGTCCCCCCTCCAAAGAAGGTTTCAGCGCCAGCGAACAACTGTATATGCGCCTCAAAGAGATCAATAGCAAATACGAGATTGGCATGAGCGTCGAGGAACTGCGTCTAACGGTGCGTCGTGCCGTTCGGATGTCCAATCGCGATGTGGGGAGTTTTGCCAATCCGAGTTCCGCTCAATTTCTTGATGGAACCTGGAGTTTGCTTCCTGAAACCAATCACAACTTGCAAAACACGACTTCCTACACCGTCCATCAATATCGCGTGGCTTTGCAGAAGATGGAAGGTTTTATGAACTTCCTGCGTCCCGATATTATTTTCCAGCAATTTGATGGCGAACCTAATGATGCGGCATACCAAGAACTTTTAGCGCGATCGGGGAGAAATATTCAAATCGCCAAGCTTTACCTCGGAAGTAAACTCTTTACCATTGCGGTTTTGGAAACTCTATCCCTTCGTTTTGGCTCTGATATTCCCCTCTCAACAATGATGGGCGAATCGGGCGAACTCTCTCCAGACCGCTTTTCGATTGAGAAGCTAGAGAATTTCTTGCCTGCTATCGATAAACCCTACACCCCTCAAA comes from the Lusitaniella coriacea LEGE 07157 genome and includes:
- the ureG gene encoding urease accessory protein UreG; this translates as MSTFRVGIAGPVGSGKTALLDALCKQLRQEYQIAVVTNDIYTQEDAQFLVRSQALERDRILGVETGGCPHTAIREDASMNLTAIEELERRFNPLDLVFLESGGDNLAATFSPELVDLTLYAIDVAAGDKIPRKGGPGITKSDLLVINKIDLAPFVGADLEVMARDAKKMRGDKPFVFTNMKTQKGLDVVVNFIRDRKI
- a CDS encoding QcrA and Rieske domain-containing protein; translation: MDRRQFLTWVGVGTLASSLPVVLAACNPQKDTETASTPSPDNPEIDKSVRPDGFQAIGTVEELEQDGKIFDRATSAQPILVVRNPETNTITALNPTCTHAACTVELDAANQVLACPCHGSKFALDGKVLAKPAPEPLPVFETKQEENLVLVKVS
- a CDS encoding photosystem II assembly protein — encoded protein: MSNFIRQWWRSRRFRHALKRGDTKLAKQIFKEIEEARAGFSLLEKQFRKQLQAEQDAKSRVHENVTLRQKLQHALHQVETLEKKQHSSTLASPKLNPDSGFINLIRNQFNIIERDRYTLQSMGIDEGVFGDFEHRLALFLKKELKKQNPQNLKLEIEKARQDLESGDPHYNLKLSSHLYLIKSFLDNVYCSYLAWFLIYQAGLLPQNPKILDIAAGPSTVAFSLNLLLRSGSQFLEDIQPHISYYSLEKQALLQFRGLQLWRQYIEPEERATNIYFRFKTTDFLKYEAQDKKIPQSFFDFIVVSHCFFSDSDRRSSANLAYKKIFKDALSPDGLVLLIVQGEKLFSLYEKPLNEDRRQEQDVIEKFLEDLGLKLTWYKYLTSSGQRQPVSSDFVEKNLPPQKYIHAFKTQYLKYQSPSHYTVEDYAILGSLADIPSIS
- a CDS encoding VOC family protein codes for the protein METPQPQDELGLHLKRPCLVISDLARSLTLYRDILGFTLDYQSEASPDSYLYRVFQLPAEAQLVFASLSTEYEPRAISFVEVKGIELPPPSVPHRAAIVIRVPQLAPVIEKIVTRGLEIVEPNTFNAPPNLHFTEQGFWDEDGHLIVLYDIKMLDDCAD